The following proteins are co-located in the Patescibacteria group bacterium genome:
- a CDS encoding NYN domain-containing protein: MIKHKDQRVGIFVDVQNMYHSAKNLYKANVNFAEILKVAVADRRLVRAIAYVVQSKSFEETAFFEALSKQGFEIKMKDLQIFWGGEKKADWDVGLSVDAIKMAPNLDVIVLVSGDGDYIPLIEYLQYHGRIAEVVAFGGTTSSKLKEVADDFVDLGQDQNRFLIHYPQNKIKARNKKINKINKNQPTNQLTN, translated from the coding sequence ATGATTAAACATAAAGATCAAAGAGTGGGTATATTTGTCGATGTTCAAAATATGTATCATTCGGCAAAGAATTTATATAAAGCCAATGTTAATTTTGCTGAAATTTTAAAAGTTGCTGTGGCTGATCGACGCTTAGTTAGAGCCATCGCTTATGTAGTACAATCAAAGTCTTTTGAAGAAACAGCTTTTTTTGAAGCCCTAAGTAAACAAGGCTTTGAAATTAAAATGAAAGATTTACAAATTTTTTGGGGTGGAGAAAAGAAAGCTGATTGGGATGTGGGTTTATCAGTGGATGCGATTAAAATGGCTCCTAATTTAGATGTAATAGTTTTGGTTAGTGGAGATGGAGACTATATTCCATTAATTGAGTATTTACAATATCACGGTCGTATTGCCGAGGTGGTAGCTTTTGGCGGAACAACATCCAGTAAATTAAAAGAGGTAGCAGATGATTTTGTTGATTTGGGTCAAGATCAAAATCGATTTTTAATTCATTATCCTCAAAATAAAATTAAAGCTAGAAATAAAAAAATAAATAAAATAAATAAAAACCAACCAACCAACCAACTAACTAACTAA
- the rpsO gene encoding 30S ribosomal protein S15 translates to MISKKKKDTIINKFATHKNDTGSSQVQVALLSEEVKDLTNHLRAHKQDFSSRRGLLKKVGQRRRLLRYLKREDLKEYEKLIQELKLKG, encoded by the coding sequence ATGATTAGTAAAAAGAAAAAAGACACGATTATTAATAAATTCGCCACTCATAAAAATGATACTGGTTCAAGCCAGGTCCAGGTCGCTCTCTTGAGTGAGGAAGTCAAAGATTTAACCAATCATTTACGTGCTCATAAACAAGACTTTTCATCACGCCGGGGTTTATTGAAAAAAGTTGGTCAGCGACGTCGTCTCTTAAGATATCTCAAACGAGAAGATCTTAAAGAATATGAGAAATTAATTCAAGAATTGAAATTAAAGGGCTAA
- a CDS encoding ParB/RepB/Spo0J family partition protein, protein MTKSGLGRGLASLIPNQSSNLKEVLSDEADFLISDDKILQVDPKKIKANPHQPRQNIQHHDLEELIESIKEYGIIQPLVVTKEDNEYQLIAGERRLRSAEILELKTVPVIVRQAQEVEKLEIALIENVQRKNLNPIEQAIAYQKLIDEFNFTQEQVAQKIGKSRSSVSNLLRLLNLPVEIQKSLAEGKINEGHAKAILAFDEPKQQMKMFHKIVIGGLTVRDVEQEAKTSTIKKTKINEKDLALQQQEKVLRDKLSTKVEIKKSARGGKIIIEFYSKEDLDRIISQIK, encoded by the coding sequence ATGACTAAATCAGGTTTGGGTAGGGGATTAGCATCTTTAATTCCCAATCAATCCTCAAATTTAAAAGAGGTTTTATCAGATGAAGCAGATTTTTTGATTTCAGACGACAAAATTTTACAAGTTGATCCTAAAAAAATTAAAGCTAATCCACATCAGCCCCGTCAGAATATTCAACATCATGATTTAGAAGAATTAATTGAGTCAATTAAAGAATATGGCATTATTCAACCCTTGGTGGTGACTAAAGAGGATAATGAATATCAGTTAATTGCTGGTGAGAGAAGGTTAAGATCAGCTGAAATTTTAGAATTAAAAACGGTCCCGGTAATCGTCAGACAAGCTCAGGAAGTTGAAAAATTAGAAATAGCTTTAATTGAAAATGTGCAACGTAAAAATTTAAATCCCATTGAACAAGCGATAGCTTATCAAAAATTAATTGATGAGTTTAATTTTACTCAAGAACAAGTAGCACAAAAAATTGGCAAAAGTCGATCAAGTGTAAGTAATCTTTTACGCCTTTTAAATTTACCAGTAGAAATCCAAAAATCTTTAGCTGAAGGCAAAATTAATGAAGGTCATGCCAAGGCTATTTTAGCTTTTGATGAACCTAAACAACAGATGAAAATGTTCCACAAGATTGTGATCGGTGGTTTAACGGTTAGAGATGTTGAACAGGAAGCCAAGACTAGTACAATCAAAAAGACTAAAATAAACGAAAAGGATTTAGCCCTGCAACAACAGGAAAAAGTTTTGCGTGATAAATTAAGCACTAAGGTGGAAATTAAAAAATCTGCCCGTGGCGGTAAAATTATTATTGAATTTTATAGTAAAGAAGATTTAGACAGAATTATCAGTCAGATTAAATAA
- a CDS encoding ParA family protein → MGQIISLVNQKGGVGKTTTAVNLAAYLASLGKFVLLVDIDPQANASSGLGLNPREINHGIYDALINNVSLNSIFQESALHGLKIAPANIDLAGANIELTNLPQREFKLYQALLEIRNNFDYIIIDCPPSLGLLTLNGLVAAEHILVPVQAEYYALEGLSQLMNTVNLVRQNLKPNLNVLGAVITMYQKGTRLSRDVLEELYRYFPNKIFRSVIPRTIRLAEAPSYGKTILEYDPKSKAARAYEKLSLEVINSLE, encoded by the coding sequence ATGGGACAAATTATTTCTCTAGTTAATCAAAAAGGCGGAGTGGGTAAGACTACTACGGCAGTAAATTTAGCGGCTTATCTTGCAAGTTTAGGTAAGTTTGTTTTATTAGTTGATATTGATCCACAGGCAAATGCCAGTTCGGGTTTAGGTTTAAATCCACGCGAAATTAATCATGGCATTTATGATGCACTGATTAATAATGTCTCGTTAAATTCTATTTTTCAAGAATCGGCTTTACATGGTTTAAAAATTGCTCCCGCTAATATTGATTTAGCTGGAGCTAATATTGAATTAACAAATTTACCACAGCGCGAATTTAAATTATATCAAGCTTTATTAGAAATCAGAAATAATTTCGACTACATTATTATAGATTGTCCGCCATCTTTAGGACTGTTAACTCTAAACGGTTTAGTCGCGGCTGAACATATTTTAGTTCCAGTGCAAGCAGAATATTATGCTTTGGAGGGATTAAGTCAATTAATGAACACGGTTAATTTGGTTAGACAGAATTTAAAACCCAATTTAAATGTATTGGGTGCGGTAATTACTATGTATCAAAAAGGCACACGTTTATCGAGAGATGTTTTAGAAGAGCTCTATCGTTATTTTCCAAATAAAATTTTTCGTTCAGTTATTCCACGCACAATTCGTTTGGCCGAGGCACCGAGCTATGGTAAAACAATTTTAGAATATGATCCCAAGTCCAAAGCGGCGCGAGCGTATGAAAAATTATCTTTAGAAGTTATTAATTCGTTAGAATAA